Part of the Legionella cardiaca genome, TATTACGAGCGACTACTTCCTTACCCGTTCCTGATTCACCAAGAATAAGCACACTCGCCTCTGTATCTGCTACTTGAGCAATCAATTTACGCACCTGTCGTATAGACTCACTATTTCCCACCAAACTACGAAACAGCGGTGTGCGTTTTTTACTATTTATCTCAGCAAGTGCCGTTTCATTTGCAATTTGACATTTGTGAAGTGCTTCCAACATTTGGGCATAAGTAAAAGGGAAACAAAGATTCGCTAAAACATTATTTACTGGATAATGCGTCTCAGAAGAATCTATAAGAATAATCGGCAATTGAGGTACTAATGCGCGGAAATCAGTAAGAAACTCAAGTGTTTCTTCTTCAGATTCTTGCGCACCAATTAAAATTAATTGTGCATTTTTATAAGAAAAAGTTCGCCAATTAGTCGTATTAGCCAGAACGCAGGTTTCGCCCACAAAATTTAAAATGGTACTGAGCTTATGAGAACGTTCATCGTTATCATCAATAACGAAAAGAGTTTTTTTAGAACTCATAGCTCTATCCCTACATCCACCGTACCTACAATTGAGTATTGGTTATCAATTGATACCCTGTCAAATAAATGACGATCTTTTTTACTAGTGTCATAAATCATTAAAAGCTAGTCCTTAGCGATAACAATCGATGTAGCTAAAAGCATTACATAACATCCCAAAGCACAATTTTTGATTACCTATAGCCTCGGTGGCGGCAATGTGCTTTTGAATGGCAAATCTACGAACATCGATATAGCCCAGGCGACGGCAAAAGGAAAAAGCGGCTCTACGTCCACAACCCTGACGGCCGTCATAGCACCAATCAACACGATAATTGTTAAAACGAGGATACACAAAGCGTCTTAGGCGATAATGATAAGCTCGAGGAGGTTTATGAGCCATGTTAGATACACAACGAATGGTTTTAAATCCATTACAACGCCAACCTTTACATTTTGCTTTGCAAAATAAGAAATGGGTTAAACCCACATTATTGTCAATAATCTGTTGATCTGCACGCTCATATCCCATAAGTCTGCAATAACGGGTTGCTACTGCCAACCCGCATTCTCTGCCATCAAACATGCAATAATTTAAACGTTCACCATGGTATTTGGGCATCCAAAAATTTCTATAATAATCATCACTGCGAGCGGCCATGCTCATATTGCTAAAAAGCAAGCCGATTAATAGTCCCGCAACCATTCGTGAAAAAAAAGTCATTATTACAATCCGTTAGCAGCATTTATGACATGTTAGCCTATGACCGTCAGCAAAAAAAGAGGAAAAACGAACCTTTGATATTTTTTTGACAGTGTTGAGAATACGCTTATTAGAATTGGTCACATAATTAAATCTGATATCGCTTAACGTAATTCAAAGTGGTCTCTTTAGAGAATTACAGAAAATTGATCATTTGCTGTGAAGATTATTAATCCTTGAACTATAGTTAATTACATGTTGTTTTTGATTAATTTTTAATGACGCAGAAAAAAAACCAAGGGCTGCTGCAAGAGGCATTCCAGGCAAGTAAAAGTGCATACCTCTATGTTGCCTTTTTTAGTCTTTTCATCAATGTCCTGATGCTGACTGTTCCTCTCTATATGATGCAGATTTTTGATCGTGTTTTAGCCAGTCACAGTTATGAAACACTCATTTATTTAACAATAATAGCCATTCTCGCGTTATTAGTTCTTAGCCTTTTAGATACCGTGCGCACACATATTCTGATTCATATCAGTACATGGTTTGATAGAAAAATAAGTCCAGTAGCCTTAGCGATGAGCCCAGATCAACTGTTACAAGGCAACCGCTATTCCGAGCAGGTTTTACGTGATATCGGAACGCTGCGTCAATTTTTGGGTGGGAGCGCTATTTTAACTTTTTTTGATGCACCATGGATCCCAATTTATATCCTTGTTATTTTTTTGATACACCCGCTTCTTGGCATTATTTCGATAATCGGCGCCATTGCCCTTTTTGCATTTGCCTTACTAAATGAGTTTTCTACTCAAAAAGTACTAGAAAAAGCAAATGATATAGCCATCAGTAATAATATTGAAACAACAGCAACTTTACGCAATGCTGAAGTCATTCAAGCTATGGGAATGACTAATTCTCTAGTCAATAATTGGTTTTCAAATAATGAAAAAGTCCTTTTATTCCAAACCAAATCCAGTCAAGTATCAGGCAATATCTTATCATTAAGTAAATTTTTCCGTCTTAGCTTACAAGTTATTATCCTTGGAGTAGGTGCCTACCTTGTTCTTACCAATAAAATTACTTCCGGTATGATGATTGCTGGTTCTCTTCTAATGTCTCGCGCACTCGCTCCTGTTGAGCAAGCTATAGGAGCCTGGAAACAATTTCAAAATTTCAAGCAAGCAAAAAAACGTATTGACCCTCATCTTATGTTTGTTTCAGGAAGAGTATCAGGCCTTAAGTTACCACAACCAAAAGGAAATGTTTCAATCGAAAATCTTTATTATGCTCCCC contains:
- a CDS encoding type I secretion system permease/ATPase, which gives rise to MTQKKNQGLLQEAFQASKSAYLYVAFFSLFINVLMLTVPLYMMQIFDRVLASHSYETLIYLTIIAILALLVLSLLDTVRTHILIHISTWFDRKISPVALAMSPDQLLQGNRYSEQVLRDIGTLRQFLGGSAILTFFDAPWIPIYILVIFLIHPLLGIISIIGAIALFAFALLNEFSTQKVLEKANDIAISNNIETTATLRNAEVIQAMGMTNSLVNNWFSNNEKVLLFQTKSSQVSGNILSLSKFFRLSLQVIILGVGAYLVLTNKITSGMMIAGSLLMSRALAPVEQAIGAWKQFQNFKQAKKRIDPHLMFVSGRVSGLKLPQPKGNVSIENLYYAPPNSQKFIISSLNYRIKQGEMVALIGASAAGKSTLARLIVGILKPNSGAVRLDSADVYQWERDDFGRHVGYLPQDIELFAGTVKDNIARLGEADDAAVIKAAQLAGCHDMILRLPHGYNTMVLRESFNLSGGQRQRIALARALYNDPQLIVLDEPNSNLDSEGEVALSKALENLKAKGITTLIIAHRPSIIHFVDTIIVLNEGKIQFAGPRDKILSKLRELNVITNPKKQEGIGNG